A single window of Leptospira wolffii serovar Khorat str. Khorat-H2 DNA harbors:
- a CDS encoding tetratricopeptide repeat protein, which translates to MLKKTYKKILAPKRLSPILFLGLALTCLYPVRNNEILEQDTQFLFLPANEYTREKVEEVTSPWQAKSHRGKAILGPDRNNLGILFLRNSLLDDAETEFLESQKLLPSNPVPSLNLLRLYYLVDDISEAKKFLSSYLKQVSPVERKKFENLLLETDREEELVIFRDALSSIPGQELGAWEGLAEYFFSKQDWPKSYFYLEKILQQSPYHKNGRGLMLRIAHILEKWDDVLVFGNSLSATGERIPELEYYMAHAYFEKRRYAEALTWIEKAPESERESIVFLELWKNALLAKSPKGDVSALLPYFKRLQTKGLQIPEEEFFPTTTPEGKEAMDRIFWGH; encoded by the coding sequence ATGCTCAAAAAGACCTACAAGAAAATCCTAGCTCCGAAGCGTCTTAGTCCGATCCTATTCTTGGGATTGGCTCTAACCTGTTTGTATCCGGTCCGAAACAACGAGATCTTAGAGCAAGATACCCAATTCTTATTCTTACCCGCCAACGAATACACCCGCGAAAAAGTGGAAGAAGTAACTAGTCCTTGGCAGGCAAAATCCCATCGAGGAAAGGCGATCCTTGGTCCGGACAGGAATAATCTTGGAATCCTATTTCTCCGCAACTCGTTACTCGACGACGCGGAGACCGAATTTCTGGAGTCCCAAAAGCTCCTACCGAGCAACCCCGTCCCTTCTCTGAATCTATTAAGATTATATTATTTAGTAGATGATATATCGGAAGCCAAGAAATTCCTGAGCTCCTACTTAAAGCAGGTATCTCCCGTAGAAAGGAAAAAGTTCGAGAACCTTCTCCTAGAAACGGATCGCGAAGAAGAACTAGTCATTTTTCGAGACGCGCTATCCTCCATTCCCGGCCAGGAATTGGGAGCTTGGGAAGGATTGGCGGAATATTTCTTTTCCAAACAGGATTGGCCCAAGAGCTATTTCTATCTGGAAAAAATCCTACAGCAGAGTCCTTATCATAAGAACGGGCGAGGCCTTATGCTTCGTATCGCACACATTCTGGAAAAATGGGACGACGTTCTAGTTTTCGGAAATAGTCTGAGTGCCACCGGAGAGAGAATCCCGGAATTGGAATATTATATGGCCCACGCATACTTCGAGAAAAGAAGATATGCGGAAGCTCTCACCTGGATCGAAAAAGCTCCCGAATCCGAAAGAGAATCCATCGTATTTTTGGAATTATGGAAGAATGCTCTTCTTGCCAAATCTCCGAAGGGAGATGTCTCGGCTCTTCTTCCCTACTTTAAGAGATTGCAAACCAAAGGTCTTCAGATTCCCGAAGAGGAATTCTTTCCCACGACAACCCCCGAAGGAAAAGAAGCGATGGATCGAATTT
- a CDS encoding site-2 protease family protein, with translation MNRPRYGLHLSLFVLTFLTLTFQGDLLSLPGKRWEEMMRILLIQWPYSVSLLLILLCHEMGHYTAARYYGIRATLPFFIPMPMSPVGTMGAVIKILEPIRNKIQLFDIGIWGPAMSLFLSLPCLWIGLHFSTLESISDQMAQLAADSDRAGLRLGNSLLVYWSSQKILGPFDSALYTVDYHPLAFAGWVGLLVTALNLLPFGQLDGGHIIYSLAGERYRKWIYYLFSLFLLLSIWNYSWIFWGLIIYYFIRVEHPYVPDSPIPMDKYRKYFGWAMLLSLVFIFPISPFEVVTNSGVQSSLGEDIWNTIKSLFDI, from the coding sequence TTGAACAGACCGAGGTACGGCCTCCATCTATCTTTATTCGTTCTCACATTTCTCACCTTAACCTTTCAGGGAGATCTTCTTTCTCTTCCTGGTAAGCGTTGGGAGGAGATGATGCGAATTCTACTCATCCAGTGGCCTTACTCAGTGTCCTTGCTTTTGATTCTTCTTTGCCACGAGATGGGACATTACACTGCCGCTAGATATTACGGTATTCGGGCGACTCTTCCATTTTTCATTCCTATGCCGATGTCGCCGGTAGGGACAATGGGCGCGGTGATTAAAATATTGGAGCCGATTCGAAATAAGATCCAACTTTTCGATATAGGCATCTGGGGTCCCGCTATGAGTCTTTTCTTATCCCTTCCCTGTCTATGGATCGGTTTGCATTTTTCCACACTGGAATCGATCTCCGACCAAATGGCTCAACTCGCTGCGGATTCCGATCGTGCAGGACTACGACTCGGCAACAGTTTACTAGTGTATTGGTCCTCTCAGAAAATACTAGGCCCTTTCGATTCGGCATTATATACGGTGGATTATCATCCTCTTGCGTTCGCCGGTTGGGTAGGACTTCTTGTGACCGCATTGAACCTTCTTCCCTTCGGACAATTGGACGGGGGTCATATAATTTACTCTTTGGCGGGCGAGAGATATAGAAAGTGGATTTATTATCTATTTTCCCTGTTTCTATTGCTTTCGATTTGGAATTATTCGTGGATCTTTTGGGGATTGATCATCTATTATTTTATTCGAGTGGAACATCCCTACGTCCCGGACAGTCCGATTCCGATGGATAAATACCGCAAATATTTCGGTTGGGCGATGTTGCTATCCTTAGTGTTTATCTTTCCGATTTCCCCTTTCGAAGTGGTTACGAATTCCGGAGTGCAATCTAGCTTGGGAGAGGATATCTGGAATACAATAAAAAGCTTATTTGATATATGA
- a CDS encoding MATE family efflux transporter — protein MDQKFFRLTFYNILTNLTVPLTGLADTAILGQLETHTFMAGVALSNILFYYLFWAFSFLRMSTTGLTAQSEGGENKIESGRLLLKSGALSLIIGAIILVFKNQIRDFGFLFLEGEADVKSAGLEYFDARIYSTPAVMCNFVLTGWFLGKSQSVIALIATAVANVSNFLLNIWFILHLGWKSEGAGLATTISQYLMLLFFLLFLLKEKDGILRAFRSEGVFDLKGFRSLLSLNSDIMIRTVLLISTFSIFRNFSSGLGSYTLAANAILHEFILVGAFWIDGAALATETISGNLKGSRDRNGLWRILKLGIWSGLSIAFLFSFVVLIFPDQTFGWISKTREVVRIAKEYSLWLVPILVFGSVAFILDGFFLGLSEGRILRNSMFVSSLIFFLPFALWGKKEADNHLLWFSLATYMLGRSVTLGYVAYKKLFLQKSESFS, from the coding sequence TTGGATCAAAAATTCTTCCGACTTACTTTCTATAATATTCTTACAAATCTTACCGTTCCTTTAACCGGCCTTGCCGATACCGCCATATTGGGACAATTGGAGACTCATACTTTCATGGCAGGAGTCGCTCTCTCCAATATTCTATTTTACTATCTCTTCTGGGCCTTCTCCTTTCTTAGGATGAGTACGACAGGCCTCACCGCCCAGTCCGAAGGCGGAGAAAATAAAATAGAATCGGGGCGCCTTCTTTTGAAATCAGGAGCTCTATCTCTCATCATCGGGGCAATCATTTTGGTATTCAAAAATCAGATCCGCGATTTCGGTTTTCTTTTTTTAGAGGGAGAAGCGGATGTGAAGAGCGCGGGCTTGGAATATTTCGATGCAAGAATCTATAGTACTCCGGCGGTCATGTGCAACTTCGTTCTTACAGGTTGGTTTCTGGGAAAATCCCAGAGCGTTATCGCTCTCATCGCGACTGCAGTCGCAAACGTCTCCAATTTTCTCTTAAATATCTGGTTCATTCTTCATTTGGGATGGAAATCGGAAGGAGCCGGACTCGCAACGACCATCAGCCAGTATCTAATGCTACTTTTCTTTTTACTCTTCCTACTAAAGGAAAAAGATGGGATACTCCGCGCTTTTCGATCGGAAGGGGTATTCGATCTAAAGGGATTTCGTTCTCTTCTATCTTTAAATTCCGATATCATGATCCGAACAGTATTACTGATTTCGACATTCAGTATTTTTCGAAATTTCAGCTCGGGCCTCGGCTCTTATACTCTGGCGGCAAATGCGATTCTCCATGAATTCATTTTAGTAGGAGCATTTTGGATAGACGGAGCCGCGTTAGCGACCGAAACGATTTCGGGAAATTTAAAAGGAAGCCGGGATCGAAACGGATTATGGAGAATTTTGAAATTAGGAATCTGGAGCGGACTATCCATAGCATTCCTATTCTCTTTTGTAGTTCTAATTTTTCCAGACCAAACCTTCGGCTGGATCAGTAAGACTCGCGAAGTGGTAAGAATCGCGAAAGAATACAGCCTATGGCTAGTGCCGATTCTTGTCTTCGGTTCGGTGGCATTTATTCTCGATGGTTTTTTTCTGGGACTGTCCGAAGGCAGAATTCTCAGAAACTCGATGTTCGTCAGTTCTCTAATATTCTTCCTGCCATTTGCTCTTTGGGGAAAGAAAGAAGCCGACAATCATCTACTCTGGTTTTCGCTCGCGACCTATATGCTCGGAAGATCCGTCACGCTAGGTTACGTGGCGTATAAAAAACTCTTCCTACAAAAATCGGAATCGTTCAGTTAG
- a CDS encoding tetratricopeptide repeat protein — MSEAEIKRKFNEALKFEKEGKASQAAKVYTDILGMNPKFQKAYLNLGALYSRIGDSEKAIKTYQKALELGKTTELYYNLGVELYRLQNLDAAVKALKSSLELNKKYLNSHLLLAYCYKQLEKPDKSELYLRNAIKIDPKNKTAYSALATIYFDTEKWEQALAAANTSLQLNPNDPRMEILATEIHVKLGNYKQSFETLKKVTSSAQGFVQFSDSIQAAKKSPKPEEKEFFNNLEVLTRKKLDEFKNKLTLSKENPQDFEAPEAQDALDLSLMYLFHGDTERALKYLLYAQKDLQENPSSEAS; from the coding sequence ATGTCCGAGGCCGAGATCAAACGTAAATTTAACGAAGCCCTGAAATTCGAAAAAGAGGGAAAGGCCTCTCAGGCGGCCAAGGTCTATACGGATATCCTCGGGATGAATCCGAAATTCCAGAAAGCCTACCTGAACTTGGGCGCACTGTATTCCCGGATCGGAGATTCGGAAAAGGCGATCAAGACCTACCAAAAGGCCCTTGAGTTAGGCAAAACCACGGAATTGTATTATAACTTAGGCGTGGAGTTATACAGGCTCCAGAATTTAGATGCTGCTGTGAAGGCCCTGAAAAGTTCCCTAGAACTAAATAAGAAATATCTGAACTCACATCTTCTCTTGGCTTATTGCTATAAGCAGTTGGAGAAGCCCGATAAATCGGAGTTGTATCTCAGAAACGCGATCAAGATAGATCCGAAGAATAAGACCGCTTATTCCGCCTTGGCTACCATTTACTTCGATACGGAAAAATGGGAACAAGCTTTAGCCGCGGCAAATACCTCTCTACAGTTGAATCCCAACGACCCTCGCATGGAAATCCTAGCTACGGAGATCCATGTTAAACTCGGAAACTATAAACAATCTTTCGAGACTCTCAAGAAAGTAACGAGTAGCGCCCAAGGCTTCGTGCAATTTTCGGATTCCATCCAAGCCGCTAAAAAAAGTCCCAAACCGGAGGAGAAGGAATTCTTCAATAATCTGGAAGTCCTGACCCGCAAGAAACTGGACGAATTCAAAAACAAACTCACCTTATCCAAGGAAAACCCTCAGGACTTCGAAGCACCGGAGGCTCAGGACGCGCTTGATCTTTCTCTCATGTATTTGTTTCATGGAGATACGGAGCGCGCTTTAAAGTATCTCCTCTATGCTCAAAAAGACCTACAAGAAAATCCTAGCTCCGAAGCGTCTTAG
- a CDS encoding dicarboxylate/amino acid:cation symporter — protein sequence MPTEEPMKSLSFRLKRMLKEKLWLRVLIGLFGGFLTGLYLSPENQFVSAEFSKALTSWLGLPGHFFLILLQIIMIPLVFCSILLGIHAGETLENLKSFGLRVFGYFVMTTFLAVGIGIGIGTLIQPGSFVDTAGIPAAPSSKIPANSEPISLDKFPDLLLSVLPRNPFQTFANGDMLGVVLLALLVGIALLSIEKESSQHVLPVINAIFRTSMIFVDWAMQLAPYAVFGLIAQITAKIGIKVLLSLGVYFLTVLGGLALVLLMYSLILIFFARKSPFWFFKQAGEVMLLAFSTSSSAAVLPFSLKTGIEKMKVPRKIAEFILPLGATINMDGTALYQAVATIFLSQVYGIELTVAKILFILVATVVASIGTPSTPGLGIVILASILSGAGVPTEGIGIILGVDRILDMCRTTVNITGDLTACNVFQKLEEKGS from the coding sequence ATGCCGACTGAAGAACCGATGAAGTCTTTGAGTTTCCGTCTCAAACGGATGTTAAAGGAAAAACTGTGGCTACGAGTCCTTATCGGGTTATTCGGCGGATTCTTGACCGGGCTCTATCTGAGTCCCGAAAATCAGTTCGTCTCAGCCGAATTCTCCAAAGCCTTAACCTCCTGGTTGGGTCTCCCCGGGCATTTTTTCCTTATTCTACTTCAGATTATCATGATCCCACTGGTGTTTTGTTCGATTTTACTCGGGATACATGCGGGAGAAACATTAGAAAATCTCAAAAGTTTCGGCCTAAGAGTCTTCGGCTACTTCGTTATGACTACCTTTCTTGCCGTAGGCATCGGTATCGGTATCGGAACCCTAATCCAACCGGGAAGCTTCGTGGACACTGCCGGAATTCCGGCTGCCCCATCCTCCAAAATCCCGGCGAATTCGGAGCCTATTAGCCTAGATAAATTTCCGGATCTACTACTTTCCGTTCTTCCCAGAAATCCTTTCCAGACTTTCGCGAACGGAGACATGCTCGGGGTCGTTCTTCTCGCTCTGCTAGTCGGAATAGCGCTATTATCCATCGAGAAGGAAAGCTCCCAACATGTTTTACCGGTCATTAACGCAATATTTCGGACTAGTATGATTTTTGTAGATTGGGCGATGCAATTGGCTCCTTATGCGGTCTTCGGATTGATCGCTCAAATTACGGCAAAGATAGGCATCAAGGTTCTCTTAAGTCTAGGGGTCTATTTCCTGACCGTCTTAGGAGGACTTGCTTTAGTTCTTCTCATGTATTCCCTGATTCTCATCTTTTTTGCGCGCAAGAGTCCTTTCTGGTTTTTTAAACAAGCAGGAGAGGTGATGCTTTTGGCTTTCTCAACTTCCAGTTCCGCCGCAGTTCTGCCCTTCAGCTTAAAGACCGGAATTGAGAAGATGAAAGTGCCTCGAAAGATCGCCGAATTCATTCTCCCCCTAGGCGCTACGATCAATATGGACGGAACGGCTCTCTATCAAGCGGTCGCTACGATCTTTCTCTCCCAAGTCTACGGCATAGAACTTACCGTTGCAAAAATTCTATTCATTCTAGTCGCCACAGTCGTGGCGTCTATAGGAACACCTAGTACTCCCGGTTTGGGGATCGTAATTCTAGCTTCTATTCTCTCGGGTGCGGGCGTTCCGACGGAAGGAATCGGAATCATTTTGGGCGTGGATAGAATATTGGATATGTGCAGAACGACAGTGAATATCACCGGCGATCTTACCGCTTGTAACGTCTTCCAGAAGCTGGAAGAAAAAGGATCTTAA
- the cysE gene encoding serine O-acetyltransferase, which yields MFENIKAIRKNDPAAKSYIEVVLCYPGLHALWFHSVAHFLYKCKVPLVPRLINTFARFLTGVDIHPGAKIASGIFIDHGHGVVIGETAEIGKGCLILQGVTLGGTGKESGKRHPTLKENVVVGAGAKILGNITIEHNVRIGAGSVVLRDVPPDCTVVGVPGKVVRSRVDFGEEGERMLDHGELPDPVTRVFSILVEKIETLQKEVNELYSKEKHGKAPIPDRKKEEELNQFIHGDGI from the coding sequence TTGTTCGAGAATATAAAGGCGATCCGAAAGAACGACCCAGCGGCCAAATCCTATATCGAAGTCGTTTTATGTTATCCGGGTCTTCACGCCCTATGGTTCCATTCGGTAGCGCATTTTCTGTATAAATGCAAGGTCCCCTTAGTTCCTCGCCTTATAAATACCTTCGCCCGATTCCTAACCGGAGTAGATATCCACCCGGGCGCTAAAATTGCATCCGGAATTTTTATCGATCACGGCCACGGAGTCGTAATCGGCGAAACAGCCGAGATCGGAAAAGGATGTCTCATCCTACAAGGAGTTACTCTTGGCGGAACCGGAAAGGAATCCGGAAAACGCCATCCAACCCTAAAGGAGAATGTAGTGGTGGGCGCCGGAGCTAAAATTCTGGGAAATATCACAATCGAGCATAACGTTCGAATCGGAGCCGGCTCCGTCGTACTTCGAGATGTCCCTCCGGATTGCACCGTAGTGGGTGTACCGGGAAAAGTAGTAAGATCCAGAGTGGATTTCGGAGAGGAAGGAGAACGTATGTTGGATCACGGAGAATTGCCGGATCCTGTCACCCGCGTATTCTCTATCCTAGTCGAGAAAATCGAAACTCTCCAAAAGGAAGTGAACGAGTTATATTCCAAGGAGAAGCACGGAAAGGCGCCGATTCCGGATCGCAAAAAGGAAGAGGAACTAAATCAATTCATCCACGGAGACGGAATTTAA
- the mpl36 gene encoding RlpA family plasminogen-binding lipoprotein MPL36, producing MKQIAAIFALTTIAACASTETRRSISASGDPSEIFFEKEIAPMDQESKRDLILAKNSSSQRGLDDLLADNKPVKATTPSRQQGGSTGEFDEVGYSSWYGPKFHGKPTASGEIFDKTKLTAAHPSLPLGSVVRVKNLENDKEVLVKVNDRGPFVKDRIIDLSEKAAESLEFKDVGIARVGLIVVSKGGAGAESEDMEALDDEDALLKENKPEKLTPKKVVATPAPLVKGAPKGQTVQVGVFRNSRLAEDYRKNLSAEYGEKVYLFERDGMFVLQMGDFTDRAKADILKSKLKEDGVDCFIPKK from the coding sequence ATGAAACAGATAGCTGCTATTTTCGCACTTACAACCATCGCAGCATGCGCCTCCACCGAGACTCGTAGGAGTATCAGCGCATCCGGTGACCCGTCGGAAATTTTCTTCGAAAAGGAAATCGCACCGATGGACCAGGAATCCAAAAGGGATTTGATTTTAGCTAAGAATTCCTCCAGCCAAAGGGGTCTAGACGATCTTTTGGCTGATAATAAACCGGTTAAGGCTACTACCCCTTCCCGCCAGCAAGGCGGATCGACGGGAGAATTCGACGAAGTAGGATATTCTTCTTGGTACGGGCCGAAATTTCACGGTAAGCCTACCGCTAGCGGAGAAATTTTCGATAAAACGAAACTGACCGCAGCTCATCCTAGCCTTCCTTTGGGGTCAGTGGTTCGAGTTAAGAATCTAGAGAATGATAAGGAAGTTCTGGTTAAAGTTAACGATAGAGGACCTTTCGTGAAGGATAGAATTATCGATCTTTCCGAGAAGGCCGCCGAATCGCTGGAATTCAAGGATGTAGGAATCGCGAGAGTCGGTTTGATCGTAGTTAGCAAAGGCGGAGCCGGAGCGGAATCCGAGGACATGGAAGCTCTGGACGACGAAGACGCATTATTAAAAGAGAATAAACCTGAAAAACTAACTCCGAAAAAAGTCGTGGCCACTCCCGCTCCTTTAGTGAAGGGAGCACCTAAAGGGCAAACGGTTCAGGTCGGAGTCTTTCGCAATAGTCGTTTGGCGGAGGATTATAGAAAGAATCTTTCGGCGGAATACGGAGAGAAAGTGTATCTATTCGAGAGAGATGGGATGTTCGTTTTACAAATGGGCGATTTTACGGATCGGGCCAAAGCGGATATTCTAAAATCCAAACTGAAAGAGGACGGAGTAGACTGTTTTATTCCGAAGAAATAG